Proteins encoded within one genomic window of Chelatococcus sp. HY11:
- a CDS encoding tripartite tricarboxylate transporter TctB family protein: MNVSDKKNILTGVFFIGFGAAVAFGATHYAIGSAARMGPGYFPLGLGLALALTGVCVLASALLRTTARSQLEQWPVRSVVLILLSVVLFGLLIERAGLVIALPVLIVVSSLAHSAFSWRSALLSSAALLALSWIIFIVILGLQVPLLPPDLSL, from the coding sequence ATGAATGTCAGTGACAAGAAAAACATCCTGACCGGGGTTTTTTTCATCGGCTTTGGTGCGGCTGTCGCCTTTGGCGCGACACACTACGCGATCGGGAGCGCGGCCCGCATGGGCCCGGGATATTTTCCCCTGGGGCTTGGTCTGGCGCTGGCGCTGACCGGCGTCTGCGTTCTTGCGTCCGCGCTCTTGCGCACGACAGCACGTTCCCAGCTCGAGCAGTGGCCAGTCAGGAGCGTCGTCCTTATCCTGCTTTCGGTCGTGCTGTTCGGCTTGCTGATCGAGCGGGCCGGGCTGGTCATCGCGCTGCCGGTGTTGATCGTCGTCTCCAGCCTGGCCCACAGCGCTTTTTCATGGCGTAGCGCCTTGCTGTCGAGCGCCGCTCTGCTCGCCTTGTCCTGGATCATCTTCATCGTGATCCTTGGACTTCAGGTGCCCCTGCTGCCGCCGGATCTGAGCCTTTAG